The genomic region TTCCGTCGCGGTGACCTGGATCCTGGGAACGATCTTCCGGCAGGGGATGACGCACCCTGCGCATGGCTCGACGGGGGAAGGCGCCTCCGCTTCCGGGTGCAGGATGAAGTGTTGCGGCGGGGATTGACGCAAAGGAGACCGGAAACGTTTTATAGTCGGGGTGAAAGCGGTGACACGGTGATGGAGAGGAGAACGGGAACGATGCAGATAGTTACTTTCGGAACAGGGAAGCGGAGGCCGGAAACGGGAAGGCGCGCTTGCCCCCGGGCCGGTTTTCTTGTTCCGCTTTTACTGACGCTTGCCGTTGTCGCTTCAGCCGCGGATCCGGTCGGACTCGCGTTGCGAAAGGACGCCGCCGTTGCGGTCTCTCCCGTCGAGTTGCCGGGAAACGTCGAACGGGAAACCCTGGAGAAGAAAATTATTCAGGGACCGACGCAGGCCGACCTCTCCGCCTACGGCTATCTTTCCAGCCCGATGATCCAGGCGGCGCGCGCCAGGTGGCGCGGGACGGCCGAGAAATACCGGATCGACACCGCCTGGAACAACCCCGAGATCATGATCGAGGGGATGCGCATGGTCGGTTCCGGCAGCATGGCCCCTACCGCGACGGGGCCCGACGGGATGCCGGTGGCCGGCAGCCAGGATTCGACTCCGAAGAACGACTGGACCGTGCGCCTGACCCAGGGCATCCCTCTGCCGGGCAAGCTTGGGCGGGCCGGGGATATCGTGCAGTCCGACGCGCGGATCGCACGGCTCGGTCTCGATGCGGCGGTTCGCGACGTCGTCCTGGGCATCCGCGAGTCGTACCAGGAACTGCTCTACATCGGTGAGGCGCGAAGGATCGCGACGCGGAACAGGGAGCTGCTCGACCAGCTGCGGAAGGTGGGGGAGGGGGCGTACGCCGCGAACCGGGCGGCGCTGGTCGACGTCATGAAGGCGCAGGCGCAGTCGGGGCAGTTGCTCTACGACGCGTTGTTGCTCGAGGAGTTGGAGCGGACCGAGAAGACGCGGATGAACGGGCTGCTCGACCGGCCGGCCGATGCCGCGATCGGGCCGCTCGCCGACCTCCCGGTCCGTCCGGTGGTCTACGCCCTCCCTGAGATCCAGGCGTTCGCGGAGGCGAACCTCGAGGAAGTGAAGATCGCCCAGGCGGGCGTCGAGAAGGCGCAATCCATGCTTTCGCTCACGCGGTACGAGAACCTTCCGGAATTCAACCTCGGCGCCTCCTACGGAACCGATCGGGGAGACAGGCAGGTGGGAGTCCAGGTGGGCGTCATGCTTCCGATCTGGCTGGGAAAGAACGCCGGCCGGACCGCCTCCGCGCGCGCCGATGTCGAGACGATGCAATCCATGAAGCGGGCGCAGGTCAACGAGACGCGGACCATGGTCCAGGAGGGATGGTTCCGGATGCGCAACGCGGAGCGGCTGGTCAAGCTTTACCGGGACGACCTGCTTCCGCAGGCCGAGCGCGCGATCGAGAGCGCCGAGACGCTCTACAAGCAGGGGCAGGGCGCCTTCAGCGACTACATCGAGACGCAGTCGACGTTCTACGGATTCCAGCTTTCGCTGGCGCGCGCGAAGGCCGACTACGGCAAATTCCAGGCGCGGCTCGAGAAGCTCGCGGGAAAAGGGCTGACCGAGCGGGAACCATCGACGGCGCCCCAAGCGGGCAAGGAGGTCGCCCGATGAAAACGTTGACTGCGATATTTCGGGCGACGATCGGGTTGGGTTCGGTCGCGATACTGATTTCCGCGCCGGCCTCGGCCTGGGGGCCGTTCGGGACGGACGACCGGGGGCTCGTGCAGGAGGTCGACCGTTACCAGCCGTCCGGCACCTACCGTGCCGCGGTCACCGTTCCGGCGAAAGAGGCGGCGGGCGCCGCTGCCCCGGATGACTTCGACATGCAGGTCGGGAAGCTGCGGGCGCTCTCGGCGCGCTGGGAGAAGACGCTGTCCGAACCGGTTGCGGAAGAATCGTTCCTGGTCCCCGATGCGTCGCGGATGACGCGTCTGGCAGGGGCGGCCACCGACAACGAAGCGGCTGAAAAGACGCTCGCCGACGGGTTCACGCTCGCCGACCTCGAGGCGCTGGCGCTGCTGCGGAATCCGGGCGCGGCGTCGAAGGAGCGGGATTTCCGCGCGGCGCTCGACGGCTATCCGCAGGTCGAGAACCTCGACACGATCCTTCGCCGGTACAGCGCGTTCACGAGCGGCCTGATGACGGGCATCGGGCCGATGGACAGCCCCGACGCGATGGCCCGGGCCAGGTTCCCCTTTCCCGGCGTGCTGGCGCTCAAGGGCGAGATCGTGACGCAGGAGGCGACGGCGGCGCGGGAAAACCTCGAGGCCGCGCGTCGCAAGGCGGTCACCTCGGTCCGGAAGAGCTATCGGGAACTGCTCTACGTGGCGGCAGCCCGGAAGACTACCGAGTCGATGCTCGATCTGCTCGACAATCTGAAAAGCGCCGCCTCCGCGCGCTACTCGGCCGGCGAAACCAGCTTCCAGGACGTGCTCAAGATCGGGATCGAGCGGGAAAAGATGCGGGAGGAGCTTCGCACGCTCACGGAGGAGCAGCGGAACATTGAGGCGATGATCCGCGAGACGCTCGCGCTGCCGCCTTCCGTCCGGATCGGGATTCCCGCGTCCGACAATCTCGCGGTCACGGTTCCGGCGATCGAGGACCTTCAGGCGAAGTCGCTTTCGAGCCGGCAGGAGTTGCGATCGATGCGGGCGATGGTCGGGAAGATGGAACGGATGCTTCTGATGCAGGAGACGATGGTCCATCCCGGCTTCACGCTGAACCTGTCCCAGTACGACCGGGACGAGGCGTCGCGGATCGCAGCCGGCGGGATGGGCGGAGAAAAAGAGAACTTTCCGACAACGACCGTGGCCTCGGTGGGTGCGGGGCTTCCCAAGGCGCCGCTGTTCGGGACCCAGGAGGCGTACCTGCGCGAGCTTCGGCAGCGGATCGAGGGGCTGAAGAGCGACCTCCGGATGGAGGAAGCGGCCACGTTGCTCGGCGTCCGGACCGCGTGGTTCGCGCTCGACAAGGCGAAACGGGAAGAGGCGCTCTACGGCGACCGGATCGTGACGCTGTCGCGCAGCGCGCTCGAAGCCTCGAACCAGGGCTATTCGGCGGGCAAGGTCATGTTCGCGGACGTGATCGAGGCGTACCGGGGCTGGCTGGAAGCCAACCTTTCCCTGTCGCGCAGCCGGGCGGATCTCGGCGTGGCTTCTGCAGAACTGGAAAACGCGGTCGGGCAGCGGGTTGCCCCAGACCCGAAACGATAATCGAAGGGCGGGGAGGATGATCATGACGGAAGAAAACCACATCACCGAAAGCCCGGCGCCCAAGAAGCGCAAGGGGATCGCGACGGCAATCATCGCCCTGGTTGCGCTGGCGGTCGGTGTTGCCGGCGGGCTATATCTGGGCGGGCGGGGATCGAAAGGGGCCGGCCTTACGGACAATGCGGCGGCCGCGCACGTCGAGGGAGAGAAATACACCTGCGGCATGCATCCCTTCATCATCTCCGACAAGCCGGGCAACTGCCCGATCTGCGGCATGGCGCTGACGAAGATCCAGGGGAGCGGCGGGTCGGCCGGGGCGGGAAGTCCCGCCGCGAAGGGTCCCCGCAAGATCCTCTTCTACCGGAACCCGATGAATGCCGTGGTGACCTCGCCCGTTCCGATGAAGGATGAGATGGGGATGGACTACGTCCCGGTCTACGAGGACGAGGCGAAGGGCGGGGGCGGGCAGGCGGCGGGCGCGCTGCCGGAGGGGTATGGGACGCTCGCTTCGGGCCCCGATACCCTCAAGCTGGCCGGCGTCCGGACGGCGCCCGCGGTTCGCGAGCGGATCGCGCGTTCGGTCCGCACCGCCGGCATCGTGGTCCCCGACGAGTCGCGCATCCGCCGGGTACAGAGCAAGATCGACGGCTATGTCGAGAAGCTGTTCGTCAGCGCGACCGGCCAGGTGGTCAGGAAGGGGCAGCCGCTTCTCTCGCTTTATTCCCCGGAGCTGCTGGCGTCCCAGCAGGAGTATGTGAAGGCGCGCGAGACATCGAAGAAGTTTTCCAATTCCACGAGCGACGAGGTGCGGGCGCTTGGCGAGGAGTTGCGGAACGCCTCCCGCCGCAGGCTCGAGCTGTTCGACGTTCCCGCATCGGCGATCGCCAGCCTGGAGCGCACGGGCACGCCGACGCGCACCGTGACGCTCGTCGCCCCGGTGTCCGGCTACGTGACCGGCAAGGAGGTTTTCGAGGGAACGAAGGTGGGCCCCGGCATGGAGCTGCTCACCGTCACCGACCTGTCCCGGGTCTGGATCGAGGCCGACCTCTACGAGACCGAGGCCGGTTCCGCCCGCGTCGGCATGTCCGCTACGCTGTCGCTTTCGGCCGATCCCGGGGTGCGCCTCAAGGGGCGAGTGGCGTTCGTCTATCCCGTCCTGACGCCCGACAGCCGCACCCTGAAGGTTCGCTTCGAGTTCCCGAATCCGGGTCTCAAGCTCAAGCCGCAGATGTACGCGGACGTGTCGATCGACCTCGCGGCCGCGACCGGCGTGACGATCGACGATTCGGCCATCATCGACACGGGCGTCCGGCGCATCGTCTTCGTCGAGACGGGCGAGGGATCGTTCACGCCGCGTGAAGTCACGGTCGGCGTCCGCGGTGACGGCAAGGCGCAGATCCTTTCCGGCGTCAAGGAAGGCGAGCGGGTGGCGATCGGGGCAAACTTCCTGCTCGACTCCGAATCGCGGATGCGGGCGGCGCTGACGAAGATGACCGGGGGTTCGCCGACTGCGCCCGCTGCCCCCCCGAAATCGCCATCGGGGCATGAAGGACACGGGGGCGCCCGATGAACTCTCACGGTTCCGCGTCCGGCGAACCGGGCAAGGAGACGCTGATCCAGCGGCTCATCGGCTTCTGCGCCGTGAACCGCTACCTGACGCTGCTCTTCGTCGTGGCATTGTGCGCCTTCGCGGTCTACACGCTGAAATCGATCCGGCTCGACGCGCTGCCCGACCTGTCCGACACGCAAGTCATCGTCTACTCGAAGTGGGACCGGTCGCCCGACATCATCGAAGACCAGGTGACCTACCCGATCGTCACGGCGCTACTCGGGGCACCGCACGTCAAGGCTGTTCGCGGTTCGTCGGACTTCGGCTTCTCGTATGTTTACGTGATCTTCGAGGACGGCACCGACATCTACTGGGCGCGCTCCCGGGTGCTCGAATACCTGTCCAAGATCCAGGCGCGGCTCCCGGCGGGGGTGCAGACCGAGCTCGGCCCCGACGCGACCGGCGTCGGCTGGGTCTATCAATACGCGCTGGTCGACAAATCGGGCACGCAGTCGCTCGACAAATTGCGCTCCTACCAGGACTGGACGCTGCGTTATGCGCTCCAGGCGGTGCCGGGCGTGGCCGAGGTGGCGTCGATCGGCGGCTTCCAGAAGCAATATCAGGTGACGGTCGACCCGAACCGGCTCGCGGCCTACGGACTTCCGCTCGACATGGTCATCGCGGCGATCCGGCAGTCCAACAACGAGGTCGGCGGGCGGCTGATCGAGTTCGCCGGCGCCGAGTATATGGTCCGGGGGCGCGGCTACGCAAAGACGACCGCCGACCTCGAAAAGATCGTGGTCAAGACCGGCGCGGGCGGCGTGCCCGTCCTGCTGAAAGACATCGGCCGGGTCGAACTGGGTCCCGAGATCCGTCGCGGCGTCGCCGACCTCGACGGGAAGGGCGACCATGTCGGCGGCATCGTCGTCATGCGTCACGGCGAGAACGCCTTGAACGTCATCAACCGGGTCAAGGCCAAGATGAAGGAGCTCGAACCCTCGCTGCCCAAGGGAACCGAGTTCGTCACGACCTACGACCGCTCCGACCTGATCGAACGGGCGATCGACACGCTCAAGCACGAGCTCACGATCGAGATGATCATCGTCTCGCTGGTGATCCTGATCTTCCTGTGGCACGTCCCGTCGGCGCTCGTGCCGATCATCACGATCCCCGTCTCGGTGCTGCTCTCCTTCATCCCGCTGCATTACATGGGCGTGACGATCAACATCATGAGCCTCGCCGGCATCGCGATCTCGATCGGGGTGCTCGTCGACGGGGCGATCGTCGAGGTCGAGAACGCCTACAACAAGATCCACCTATGGGACATCGGCGGGCGGAAGGAGGATTTCCATCATGTCCGGCTCTCGGCGCTGAAAGAGGTCGGGCCTTCGGTCTTCTTCTCGCTGCTGGTGATCGCCGTGGCGTTTCTCCCCGTCTTCGTGCTGGTCGACCAGGAAGGGCGCCTCTTCAAGCCGCTGGCGTATTCGAAAAACCTGGCGATGGGGCTGGCGGCCTTTCTCGCGGTCACGCTCGACCCCGCGCTCCGGATGATGTTCGCCCGGATCGATCCCTTTAACTTCAAGCCGTCGTTCCTGGCGAAGTTCGCCACCCACGCGCTCGTCGGGACCTACTATTCCGAGGATAAACATC from Candidatus Deferrimicrobiaceae bacterium harbors:
- a CDS encoding TolC family protein, with translation MKTLTAIFRATIGLGSVAILISAPASAWGPFGTDDRGLVQEVDRYQPSGTYRAAVTVPAKEAAGAAAPDDFDMQVGKLRALSARWEKTLSEPVAEESFLVPDASRMTRLAGAATDNEAAEKTLADGFTLADLEALALLRNPGAASKERDFRAALDGYPQVENLDTILRRYSAFTSGLMTGIGPMDSPDAMARARFPFPGVLALKGEIVTQEATAARENLEAARRKAVTSVRKSYRELLYVAAARKTTESMLDLLDNLKSAASARYSAGETSFQDVLKIGIEREKMREELRTLTEEQRNIEAMIRETLALPPSVRIGIPASDNLAVTVPAIEDLQAKSLSSRQELRSMRAMVGKMERMLLMQETMVHPGFTLNLSQYDRDEASRIAAGGMGGEKENFPTTTVASVGAGLPKAPLFGTQEAYLRELRQRIEGLKSDLRMEEAATLLGVRTAWFALDKAKREEALYGDRIVTLSRSALEASNQGYSAGKVMFADVIEAYRGWLEANLSLSRSRADLGVASAELENAVGQRVAPDPKR
- a CDS encoding efflux RND transporter periplasmic adaptor subunit — encoded protein: MTEENHITESPAPKKRKGIATAIIALVALAVGVAGGLYLGGRGSKGAGLTDNAAAAHVEGEKYTCGMHPFIISDKPGNCPICGMALTKIQGSGGSAGAGSPAAKGPRKILFYRNPMNAVVTSPVPMKDEMGMDYVPVYEDEAKGGGGQAAGALPEGYGTLASGPDTLKLAGVRTAPAVRERIARSVRTAGIVVPDESRIRRVQSKIDGYVEKLFVSATGQVVRKGQPLLSLYSPELLASQQEYVKARETSKKFSNSTSDEVRALGEELRNASRRRLELFDVPASAIASLERTGTPTRTVTLVAPVSGYVTGKEVFEGTKVGPGMELLTVTDLSRVWIEADLYETEAGSARVGMSATLSLSADPGVRLKGRVAFVYPVLTPDSRTLKVRFEFPNPGLKLKPQMYADVSIDLAAATGVTIDDSAIIDTGVRRIVFVETGEGSFTPREVTVGVRGDGKAQILSGVKEGERVAIGANFLLDSESRMRAALTKMTGGSPTAPAAPPKSPSGHEGHGGAR
- a CDS encoding TolC family protein, whose translation is MQIVTFGTGKRRPETGRRACPRAGFLVPLLLTLAVVASAADPVGLALRKDAAVAVSPVELPGNVERETLEKKIIQGPTQADLSAYGYLSSPMIQAARARWRGTAEKYRIDTAWNNPEIMIEGMRMVGSGSMAPTATGPDGMPVAGSQDSTPKNDWTVRLTQGIPLPGKLGRAGDIVQSDARIARLGLDAAVRDVVLGIRESYQELLYIGEARRIATRNRELLDQLRKVGEGAYAANRAALVDVMKAQAQSGQLLYDALLLEELERTEKTRMNGLLDRPADAAIGPLADLPVRPVVYALPEIQAFAEANLEEVKIAQAGVEKAQSMLSLTRYENLPEFNLGASYGTDRGDRQVGVQVGVMLPIWLGKNAGRTASARADVETMQSMKRAQVNETRTMVQEGWFRMRNAERLVKLYRDDLLPQAERAIESAETLYKQGQGAFSDYIETQSTFYGFQLSLARAKADYGKFQARLEKLAGKGLTEREPSTAPQAGKEVAR